From the Leptospira kirschneri serovar Cynopteri str. 3522 CT genome, one window contains:
- the gyrA gene encoding DNA gyrase subunit A, translated as MSQEMENETKVLSYNIAGKPDIADALKNGVRVIPVEIEDQMKEAYLGYAMSVIVGRALPDVRDGLKPVHRRILHAMNERAWRSDRPYVKCAKIVGEVIGNYHPHGDASVYEALVRMVQEFSLRVPLIDGQGNFGSIDGDNPAAYRYTEARLEKVAEELLRDIEKETVSFSPNYDDTKEQPDVLPANFPNLLVNGSSGIAVGMATNIPPHNLKETIDAVIAVIRNPEITIPEILKIIPGPDFPTSGIIIGGEGLISAYSTGKGSIRIRSKVEIEEKKNGREVIVVTEIPYQVNKKVLLEKIGDLVNEKQIEGISEILDLSDRKGIRVEIHIKKDANAQVILNQLYKMTQLQVSYGITMLAILDNKPKIFNIKEILTAYSAHRREVIVRRTQFDLDKAEKRAHILEGLKIALENIEDVIKVIRASKNPPEAKQQLMVRFSLSEVQSDAILEMRLQRLTSLEVQKIIDELEEVRKLIIDLKDILAKPSRVNEIVCTELQEVGDKYGNKRKTEISIETIESSSFNAEDLIADEEIVIQITYDQFIKRLPIDTFKRQKRGGKGIQGLSQKRDDVIKIMKAAMTHDNIMFFSNIGKVYVMKAYELPIASKEARGKSLKAIINLREDEYISSVFTFREEDMDKDLLLVTRKGFIKRIQLKEFGNVKKSGIIAIGLREGDELIKVESMTDKDEVMIFSKKGLALRIEGNIVRAQGRTASGVTGMRLAEDDSIVGLSKYKEGEDIFVVSEEGYGKRLGFEEFAAKGRGGKGMAYLKITEKNGFSVGTGSVGNEDEIILITRQGMTIRINAFDISKLGRTAVGVRIVDLKDNDKVQDFTVLGEN; from the coding sequence ATGAGTCAAGAAATGGAAAACGAAACCAAAGTCCTAAGCTATAATATTGCTGGAAAACCAGATATCGCGGATGCTCTTAAAAACGGTGTTAGAGTCATTCCTGTAGAAATCGAAGACCAGATGAAAGAAGCGTATTTAGGATACGCTATGTCTGTGATTGTCGGGCGTGCCCTTCCGGATGTAAGAGACGGATTAAAACCGGTTCATAGAAGAATTCTTCATGCTATGAACGAACGTGCATGGAGAAGCGATCGCCCTTATGTTAAGTGCGCTAAGATCGTCGGGGAAGTAATCGGTAATTACCATCCTCACGGAGACGCATCCGTTTACGAAGCGCTTGTGAGAATGGTTCAGGAGTTTTCCTTAAGAGTTCCTTTGATTGACGGACAAGGAAATTTCGGTTCTATCGACGGTGATAATCCGGCGGCTTATCGATATACGGAAGCAAGACTAGAAAAAGTTGCCGAAGAATTGTTACGCGACATCGAAAAAGAAACGGTCAGCTTTTCGCCTAACTATGATGATACGAAAGAACAACCAGACGTTTTACCTGCAAATTTTCCGAACCTACTTGTAAATGGTTCTTCCGGGATTGCAGTGGGAATGGCGACGAATATTCCTCCACACAATCTTAAAGAAACGATTGATGCAGTGATTGCGGTCATTCGGAATCCAGAAATTACAATTCCCGAAATTCTAAAAATTATACCTGGTCCGGACTTTCCTACTTCCGGAATTATCATCGGCGGAGAAGGTCTGATCTCCGCCTATTCTACCGGAAAAGGTTCAATTCGAATTCGTTCCAAAGTGGAAATAGAAGAAAAGAAAAACGGAAGAGAAGTGATCGTAGTCACAGAAATTCCTTACCAGGTAAACAAAAAAGTACTTCTAGAAAAAATTGGAGATCTAGTCAACGAAAAACAAATCGAAGGAATTTCGGAAATTCTAGATCTTTCGGATCGAAAAGGAATTCGTGTAGAAATTCATATTAAAAAAGATGCAAATGCTCAAGTCATTCTAAATCAACTCTACAAAATGACTCAGCTTCAGGTAAGTTACGGAATCACTATGCTAGCGATTTTAGATAACAAACCTAAAATTTTTAATATTAAGGAAATATTAACTGCTTACTCGGCTCATAGAAGAGAAGTTATCGTTAGAAGAACTCAGTTCGATTTAGATAAGGCGGAAAAAAGAGCTCATATTTTAGAAGGACTGAAGATTGCTTTAGAAAATATAGAGGATGTGATCAAAGTAATTCGTGCTTCTAAAAATCCTCCGGAAGCAAAACAACAATTAATGGTTCGTTTTAGTTTATCCGAGGTTCAATCGGATGCTATCTTAGAAATGAGATTACAAAGACTTACTTCTCTTGAGGTTCAGAAAATCATAGATGAATTGGAAGAGGTGAGGAAACTTATCATCGATCTGAAAGACATTCTCGCAAAACCTTCTCGTGTAAATGAAATTGTTTGTACAGAACTTCAAGAAGTAGGAGATAAGTACGGGAATAAAAGAAAAACAGAAATATCTATTGAAACTATAGAAAGTTCTTCTTTTAACGCAGAGGATTTGATCGCGGATGAAGAAATTGTAATTCAAATCACTTATGATCAATTTATCAAACGTCTTCCGATAGATACTTTTAAAAGACAAAAACGGGGCGGTAAGGGAATTCAAGGCCTTTCTCAAAAACGGGACGACGTAATTAAAATCATGAAAGCCGCGATGACTCATGATAATATTATGTTTTTCTCTAATATAGGGAAAGTTTATGTGATGAAAGCCTACGAATTACCGATCGCTTCTAAAGAAGCCAGAGGAAAGTCTCTCAAGGCAATCATCAATTTGAGGGAAGACGAATACATCTCTTCCGTTTTTACGTTTAGAGAAGAAGATATGGATAAAGATCTTCTTTTGGTAACAAGGAAAGGATTTATTAAACGAATTCAATTAAAAGAGTTCGGAAACGTTAAAAAGTCTGGAATCATCGCAATCGGACTTAGAGAAGGAGACGAGCTGATCAAAGTAGAATCGATGACAGATAAAGACGAGGTTATGATCTTTTCTAAAAAAGGATTAGCTCTTCGAATTGAAGGTAATATCGTTAGAGCCCAAGGAAGAACCGCTAGTGGTGTTACCGGAATGAGACTTGCGGAAGACGACTCGATTGTAGGACTTAGTAAATATAAAGAAGGGGAAGACATATTCGTAGTTTCGGAAGAAGGTTACGGAAAACGTCTTGGCTTTGAAGAGTTTGCTGCAAAAGGTAGGGGCGGTAAAGGAATGGCCTATCTAAAGATAACCGAAAAGAACGGATTTTCCGTTGGAACCGGTTCCGTTGGAAACGAAGACGAAATCATTTTAATCACTCGACAGGGAATGACGATCCGAATTAACGCATTCGATATTTCTAAATTAGGTAGAACTGCTGTGGGTGTTCGTATTGTAGATTTAAAAGACAACGATAAGGTTCAAGACTTTACGGTTCTAGGGGAAAATTGA
- a CDS encoding LIC10012 family protein — MLRNLFFFFCLVTHPIFSTSITFLPGKMDGRLPVTLERIDDRSQEISKFGAFYANLLLRAKVDTTEKVRDKEIFNKFKNSHFAKEDFFKICSELSTDFLVRDELGFQNKITLDRILYDCSQRRLEEFHLSEKSDLFILMRSMTERSFPWIPFKKRQTTSSVSNRSSRELIFVIDLSPSFQREREEWVRFVKNTSWDSLTGIRIVTFSEGKVSILPKAGSLAELRTQVGSLKSFGKSSLDDLSEALLNIKRSLVGSVSKSQEVIILTNAKGKIPNPTLVSSIQNLQTSGYRVLLFTASYFSTSQTRYYKGIFPKGNLFDITYFRKISTTKDSKTLIFRGRQIYFTYSEISPNQVIEESLLNKVSYSGKYIESESINPLNFMEIYSELTTDKIIASDVLQTNLTFLLSGVLLKDEFREGGETEILVKSGEKAYWIFLPQGIKIPQVDELVQYQTTYVPSANSVDGVTNVANLTENYKISPSQILECTPIQVRNYFQNTNKSSFECIIRGRVLQVKGL, encoded by the coding sequence ATGTTGAGAAATTTATTTTTTTTCTTCTGTTTGGTGACTCACCCGATATTTTCTACGAGTATAACTTTTCTTCCTGGAAAAATGGATGGAAGGTTACCTGTAACTTTAGAAAGAATTGACGATAGATCCCAAGAAATTTCTAAATTTGGGGCGTTTTATGCAAACTTGTTGCTAAGGGCGAAAGTAGATACCACTGAAAAAGTTAGAGATAAAGAAATTTTTAATAAATTCAAAAACTCTCACTTTGCAAAGGAAGATTTTTTCAAAATCTGTTCTGAATTATCAACGGATTTTTTGGTTCGGGATGAACTTGGCTTTCAAAACAAGATTACTTTGGATCGAATTTTATACGATTGTTCTCAAAGACGATTGGAGGAATTTCACCTTTCGGAAAAATCCGATCTTTTCATTTTAATGCGTTCTATGACGGAACGTTCTTTTCCCTGGATTCCTTTTAAAAAAAGGCAAACCACCTCTTCAGTATCAAATAGAAGTTCCAGAGAATTGATTTTTGTAATCGATTTATCTCCTTCTTTTCAAAGAGAAAGAGAAGAATGGGTTCGGTTCGTTAAAAATACTTCTTGGGATTCTTTAACGGGGATTAGAATCGTAACTTTTTCTGAAGGAAAGGTTTCTATTCTTCCAAAAGCGGGTTCTTTAGCGGAATTGAGAACTCAGGTTGGAAGTCTAAAATCGTTCGGTAAATCTAGTCTAGACGATTTATCAGAGGCGTTACTTAACATAAAGCGCTCGTTAGTTGGTTCGGTTTCTAAGTCTCAAGAAGTGATCATTCTTACAAACGCAAAAGGAAAAATCCCCAATCCTACTTTAGTGTCTTCGATTCAAAATCTGCAAACTTCCGGTTATCGGGTTTTACTATTCACGGCCTCGTATTTTTCTACGTCTCAAACAAGATATTATAAAGGAATTTTTCCCAAAGGAAATTTATTTGATATAACGTATTTCAGAAAAATCAGTACAACTAAAGATTCAAAAACCTTAATATTTAGGGGAAGACAAATTTATTTTACATATTCCGAAATATCTCCTAATCAAGTCATAGAGGAATCTTTGCTTAATAAAGTTTCTTATTCTGGAAAGTATATAGAATCGGAATCAATCAATCCTTTGAATTTTATGGAAATATATTCTGAATTGACTACAGATAAAATTATTGCTTCTGACGTTTTACAAACAAATCTTACCTTTTTACTTTCCGGAGTTTTATTAAAAGATGAGTTTAGAGAAGGAGGTGAAACGGAAATTTTAGTAAAATCGGGTGAAAAAGCCTATTGGATTTTTCTTCCGCAGGGAATAAAAATACCACAAGTGGATGAACTGGTTCAATATCAAACAACGTATGTTCCATCTGCAAATTCAGTGGACGGCGTTACGAACGTTGCCAATCTAACGGAAAACTATAAAATTTCTCCATCTCAGATTTTAGAATGTACTCCCATTCAAGTAAGAAATTACTTTCAGAATACGAATAAAAGTTCCTTTGAATGTATAATCCGAGGTAGAGTTCTACAGGTCAAAGGGTTATAA
- a CDS encoding lipoprotein LipL21, translating to MINRLIALSLATMIFAACSSTDTGQKDATTVGDGGWTFEGWGGPPEQRNDGKTPRDTSPKDWYYIKFSSRASAKAVAKKSQAMMQSTCREASRLQGASDVVKKMVGETVESASGVSDGEATASVIVSQSQGVVKGVGVYECKATGSGSDPKDVSKDNWEECQCVIYAKFPGGKDALVAKAQEVSKQ from the coding sequence ATGATCAATAGACTTATAGCTCTATCTTTAGCAACAATGATTTTTGCAGCTTGTTCCAGTACTGACACAGGACAAAAAGATGCAACTACCGTAGGTGACGGTGGATGGACTTTTGAAGGATGGGGTGGACCTCCAGAGCAAAGAAACGACGGAAAAACACCAAGAGATACAAGCCCAAAAGACTGGTACTATATTAAATTTTCTTCCAGAGCATCCGCAAAAGCAGTTGCTAAGAAAAGTCAAGCGATGATGCAATCCACATGCCGCGAAGCTTCTAGACTTCAAGGCGCGTCTGATGTAGTAAAAAAGATGGTTGGAGAAACCGTAGAATCCGCATCTGGCGTTTCTGATGGTGAAGCTACTGCATCTGTAATCGTTTCTCAATCTCAAGGTGTTGTAAAAGGAGTTGGTGTTTACGAATGTAAAGCAACTGGTTCCGGATCCGATCCAAAAGACGTTTCTAAAGACAACTGGGAAGAATGTCAGTGTGTAATTTACGCAAAATTTCCAGGTGGTAAGGACGCTCTCGTAGCAAAAGCTCAAGAGGTTTCCAAACAATAA
- the dusB gene encoding tRNA dihydrouridine synthase DusB, which yields MIRVGNVTIPGKISLSPMAGISDSPTRRICRKFGAAFSYTEFVNTDELVHRAPKALKMFRFDPDERPITFQIFGNRLEIIAEAAEIIQELKPDIIDLNMGCSTRKVSLRGAGAGLLRRPLLAGKIIEAIKKRVNVPVTAKIRIGWDATSRNYLEVSKILEESGVDALTVHGRTKEMAYTGFADWDAIGEVKVNRKIPIFGNGDIKSFQEANSKIDKYLLDGVLIGRNAIGNPWIFSGVKKEELSWSEILDVILQHARWMIEDYGEEFGLILFRKHLVKYLNGLEFDSEWKSNLLEIREWNRFEDLLLSNKRRNVFTVPTFETTKRFAF from the coding sequence ATGATCCGGGTCGGAAACGTAACGATTCCGGGGAAAATTTCTCTTTCTCCGATGGCTGGAATTTCAGATTCACCTACTCGTAGAATTTGTAGAAAATTTGGAGCTGCTTTTTCTTATACAGAGTTTGTAAATACAGACGAACTCGTTCATCGAGCGCCTAAGGCTCTGAAGATGTTTCGATTCGATCCTGACGAAAGACCGATTACTTTTCAGATCTTCGGGAATCGGTTGGAAATCATTGCAGAAGCAGCGGAGATCATTCAAGAATTAAAACCGGACATCATCGATTTAAATATGGGTTGTTCTACTCGTAAAGTTTCTTTAAGAGGTGCAGGTGCAGGACTTTTGCGTAGACCTCTGTTAGCCGGAAAAATTATAGAGGCTATTAAAAAACGAGTAAACGTTCCCGTCACTGCAAAGATACGGATCGGATGGGATGCAACTTCTCGCAACTATCTTGAGGTTTCTAAAATTTTAGAGGAATCCGGTGTAGACGCTCTTACAGTTCACGGTCGTACAAAAGAAATGGCTTATACAGGATTTGCGGATTGGGATGCAATCGGAGAAGTAAAGGTAAATCGGAAAATTCCAATTTTTGGAAATGGAGATATTAAAAGTTTTCAAGAGGCAAATTCTAAGATCGATAAATACTTGTTAGACGGAGTTTTGATCGGTAGAAACGCGATCGGAAATCCTTGGATTTTTTCCGGAGTTAAAAAAGAAGAATTGTCTTGGTCTGAAATTTTAGATGTAATTTTACAACACGCACGTTGGATGATTGAGGATTATGGAGAAGAATTCGGACTGATCTTATTTAGAAAGCATCTCGTGAAATATTTAAACGGTTTGGAATTTGATTCCGAGTGGAAATCGAACTTGCTGGAAATTCGAGAATGGAATCGATTCGAAGATCTTTTGCTTTCGAATAAAAGACGAAACGTATTCACTGTACCTACTTTTGAAACCACCAAACGTTTTGCTTTTTGA
- the lenA gene encoding lipoprotein LenA: protein MKQIKLFLILSFLLLIMIGCKKEEKKQEAQILGNRYANFDQWIYKVPGSDKKEDQVSLVYGMEEVTGLENVEAEVTTKKGTSIVTYIKVKTVENKEGFAPAKNFSENVYFVLNDADDAFIKPTITANTKGKLKRGMYCLEQEVIQEFSKVSCYDSILTEDKLNNYYDVWIKTVSTSLSKDPLLGETVKLLKKSSQELAKYNSVSDEEKNKILQVATESLKKAAAKQDEFNTDINTLAGKFGIIL from the coding sequence ATGAAACAAATTAAGTTATTCTTAATTCTTTCTTTTCTTTTGTTGATTATGATCGGATGTAAAAAGGAAGAAAAAAAACAAGAAGCGCAAATCTTAGGAAACAGATATGCTAATTTTGACCAATGGATTTACAAAGTTCCGGGTTCTGATAAAAAGGAAGATCAAGTCAGTCTTGTTTATGGAATGGAAGAAGTAACAGGTTTAGAAAACGTTGAAGCGGAAGTAACCACAAAAAAAGGAACTTCTATTGTAACGTATATCAAAGTAAAAACTGTGGAAAACAAAGAAGGTTTTGCGCCTGCAAAAAATTTCTCTGAAAACGTATACTTCGTGTTAAACGACGCGGATGATGCATTTATAAAACCGACGATTACCGCTAACACGAAAGGTAAGTTGAAAAGAGGAATGTATTGTTTAGAACAGGAAGTGATCCAAGAATTCTCTAAAGTCAGTTGTTATGATTCGATTTTGACGGAAGACAAGTTGAATAATTATTATGACGTTTGGATCAAAACAGTATCGACTTCTTTAAGCAAGGATCCTCTTCTTGGAGAAACTGTAAAACTATTGAAAAAATCCAGTCAAGAACTTGCAAAGTATAACTCCGTTTCCGACGAGGAAAAGAATAAGATCCTTCAAGTTGCAACAGAATCTTTGAAAAAGGCGGCGGCCAAACAGGACGAGTTTAATACAGATATAAACACACTTGCTGGAAAATTCGGAATAATTCTTTAA